In Anaerolineales bacterium, the following proteins share a genomic window:
- the prmA gene encoding 50S ribosomal protein L11 methyltransferase, with the protein MNWLEVSMTVDGELAESVADVFARFAPNGVMTEQGVKYNDEEDAGTPTGPITVRAYLEANDQLEETRQRLEESLFYLGMIQPLPTPVYKQIADQNWMEAWKQHYQPIRIGERLLILPAWMESPEPNRVAIKIDPGMAFGTGTHPTTQLCLELMEKHFDDKPQTIDHESSSSIVHRPSSVIDVGCGSGILSIAALKLGAKQVLAVDIDEESVKNSRENADLNEVGEELILGVGSVKEILDGKFPFKSAPLVVANILAPVIIRLFDAGLAELVEAEGALILSGILQEQEENVLGAAQAKGLKLKRRGQIGDWVALALSR; encoded by the coding sequence ATGAACTGGCTTGAAGTCTCGATGACCGTGGACGGTGAACTCGCCGAATCGGTGGCAGATGTGTTCGCGCGGTTCGCTCCCAACGGCGTGATGACCGAGCAGGGCGTCAAGTACAACGATGAGGAAGACGCGGGCACGCCGACAGGACCGATCACCGTCCGTGCGTATTTGGAGGCGAACGACCAACTTGAAGAGACACGGCAACGACTCGAAGAGTCGCTTTTTTATTTGGGGATGATTCAGCCGTTGCCGACTCCCGTTTACAAGCAGATTGCGGATCAAAACTGGATGGAGGCTTGGAAACAACACTATCAGCCGATTCGCATCGGCGAGCGACTCCTCATCCTGCCCGCGTGGATGGAATCGCCGGAACCGAATCGTGTAGCCATTAAGATCGATCCCGGCATGGCGTTTGGGACGGGAACACACCCGACGACGCAGTTGTGTTTGGAGTTGATGGAGAAGCATTTCGACGATAAACCGCAGACGATTGACCATGAATCATCATCGTCCATTGTCCATCGTCCATCGTCGGTTATAGATGTCGGTTGCGGCTCAGGCATCCTCTCCATCGCCGCGCTGAAACTTGGTGCGAAGCAAGTCCTCGCAGTGGATATTGATGAGGAGTCGGTGAAGAACTCGCGTGAGAACGCGGATCTCAATGAAGTGGGGGAGGAGTTGATCCTCGGCGTTGGCTCGGTGAAGGAGATACTCGATGGGAAGTTCCCGTTCAAGTCCGCGCCGCTGGTTGTGGCGAACATCCTCGCGCCGGTCATCATCCGCTTGTTTGACGCGGGGTTGGCGGAGTTGGTCGAAGCCGAAGGCGCGCTTATCCTAAGTGGCATCCTGCAAGAGCAGGAAGAAAACGTCCTAGGGGCGGCGCAGGCAAAAGGTCTGAAGTTGAAGCGGAGAGGTCAAATCGGCGATTGGGTCGCGCTGGCGCTGAGTCGTTGA
- a CDS encoding glycosyltransferase, which translates to MNIAILTYGSRGDVQPFLPLSVKLISRGHHVKLAAPSRFKNLVEGCGITFIPLPGDPADAIQKITAGGQNIFTMLREGLRHAFEVGGPVFRQSEEACKGADLIIHAFSHAVYGHTLAREMNIPDIHIQTFPMFAPTGDYPSVVLPDLENRSLNYFTHLAGIKIIWWLSLFGYEYIRRRAGFPKRKLFFPFDKDPLRPPTLILCAWSPSLLPPSAEWTANVHVTGFFFFDETESYQPPAELQNFLSAGDAPICVSFGSMVNRDAERIDRVIREAAARTNNRVVILSGWGGALKPSSNDLLYLESAPHDWLLPRCKMIVHHGGAGTVSAGLRAGIPQVVVPFMTDQPFWARRVHAAGVSPKPILVKRLTVERLTQAITEADQEAIHARAGALGQVVRKENGVERAVELIEARMRNWTK; encoded by the coding sequence ATGAACATCGCCATCCTCACCTACGGTTCGCGCGGCGACGTTCAGCCGTTCCTTCCATTATCCGTCAAATTAATTTCACGAGGGCATCACGTTAAACTCGCCGCGCCGTCGCGGTTCAAGAATCTTGTTGAAGGATGTGGGATAACTTTCATCCCTTTGCCTGGCGATCCCGCCGATGCGATTCAAAAGATCACCGCTGGTGGGCAGAACATTTTCACGATGCTCCGTGAAGGATTGCGTCATGCGTTTGAAGTGGGCGGACCAGTTTTCCGTCAGAGCGAAGAAGCGTGCAAGGGCGCCGATCTCATCATCCATGCGTTTTCACACGCGGTGTATGGTCACACGCTTGCGCGCGAGATGAACATCCCCGACATTCACATTCAAACGTTTCCGATGTTCGCGCCGACGGGCGATTATCCCAGCGTTGTCTTGCCTGATCTGGAAAATCGTTCGTTGAATTATTTCACTCATCTTGCAGGCATCAAGATCATTTGGTGGCTCTCACTGTTTGGATATGAATACATCCGCCGCCGCGCGGGATTTCCCAAGCGTAAACTTTTTTTCCCATTTGACAAAGATCCGCTTCGCCCCCCGACGTTGATTCTGTGCGCGTGGAGCCCCAGCCTTCTCCCCCCTTCGGCAGAATGGACGGCGAACGTCCACGTGACGGGATTTTTCTTTTTCGATGAAACCGAATCGTATCAACCGCCTGCCGAATTGCAAAATTTTTTGAGCGCGGGCGATGCTCCCATTTGCGTTTCGTTTGGGAGCATGGTCAATCGTGATGCCGAAAGAATAGACCGCGTCATCCGTGAAGCCGCCGCTCGGACGAATAATCGTGTCGTGATTCTTTCAGGGTGGGGCGGCGCGCTCAAACCTTCGTCGAACGATTTGCTCTATCTCGAATCCGCGCCGCATGATTGGCTGTTGCCGCGCTGTAAAATGATCGTCCATCACGGCGGCGCTGGCACGGTCTCTGCTGGATTGCGAGCGGGTATTCCGCAAGTGGTTGTGCCGTTTATGACCGATCAGCCCTTTTGGGCGCGGCGAGTCCACGCGGCTGGAGTAAGCCCCAAACCGATTCTTGTAAAACGCCTTACCGTTGAACGGCTGACTCAAGCAATCACCGAAGCGGACCAAGAAGCAATCCATGCAAGGGCAGGCGCGCTTGGGCAAGTTGTTCGAAAAGAAAATGGCGTGGAGCGCGCGGTAGAACTGATCGAAGCGCGCATGCGAAATTGGACGAAATGA
- a CDS encoding glycosyltransferase, with amino-acid sequence MKITILTYGSRGDVQPFLPFSLGLMARGHSVKLAAPHRFKDLVEEHGIHFVPLAGDPEDLSRRLNNVGFNPFKQMREMMDHAIAIGADVARQVDEACRDAELIIHTFAHAVGAHTAARENHIPDVHIQTFPMFTPTSDYPNVALPDLKLRALNYFSHVFSSQISKWTSKFGYEQVRRRAGLPKRKLYFPFDENPPRPPTLILCAWSPSVLPPSREWGKNVRVTGYFFFDLNEAYKPPDELRSFLNSGEKPICISFGSMVNRDAKRIDEIIRESLKRTNHRGIILSGWGMVNQPASNDLLYLESAPHDWLLPRCKMIVHHGGAGTTSAGLRAGIPNIVVPFTADQPFWGRRVHAAGAGPKPILVKDLTVDRLVKAIAEAGTKVARERADEMGKKIRAEDGVNQASAFIESHARDWHEKAIF; translated from the coding sequence ATGAAAATCACCATCCTCACCTACGGTTCACGCGGCGACGTTCAACCGTTTCTTCCGTTTTCGCTTGGCTTGATGGCGCGCGGACATTCGGTCAAACTTGCCGCGCCGCATCGATTCAAAGATCTTGTCGAAGAGCATGGAATCCATTTTGTGCCTTTGGCTGGCGACCCCGAAGATTTGAGTCGACGGTTGAACAATGTCGGATTCAATCCTTTCAAGCAAATGCGCGAGATGATGGATCACGCCATAGCGATCGGCGCCGACGTTGCGCGTCAAGTTGATGAAGCCTGCCGCGATGCCGAACTTATCATCCACACTTTTGCTCACGCGGTCGGCGCGCACACCGCCGCGCGCGAAAACCACATCCCCGACGTTCACATCCAAACCTTTCCGATGTTCACGCCTACGAGCGATTATCCCAACGTCGCTTTGCCCGATCTGAAACTCCGCGCCTTGAATTACTTCTCGCACGTTTTTTCGAGTCAAATTTCAAAATGGACTTCAAAATTTGGATACGAACAAGTTCGCCGCCGCGCGGGATTGCCCAAGCGTAAACTTTATTTTCCATTTGACGAAAACCCGCCTCGCCCTCCGACGTTGATTCTGTGCGCGTGGAGCCCCAGTGTTTTGCCCCCTTCAAGAGAATGGGGCAAGAATGTCCGCGTGACGGGATATTTCTTCTTTGATCTCAATGAAGCATACAAGCCGCCTGATGAATTGCGGTCGTTCTTGAACTCAGGCGAAAAACCGATTTGCATTTCATTTGGAAGCATGGTCAACCGTGATGCGAAACGGATTGATGAAATCATTCGTGAATCTCTTAAGCGGACAAATCACCGAGGAATTATTCTGTCAGGGTGGGGGATGGTGAATCAACCTGCCTCGAACGATTTGCTCTACCTTGAATCCGCGCCGCATGACTGGCTTTTGCCGCGGTGCAAAATGATCGTCCATCACGGCGGCGCGGGGACAACCTCCGCTGGGTTGCGTGCAGGGATACCGAACATCGTTGTGCCGTTTACCGCAGACCAGCCGTTCTGGGGCAGGCGCGTCCATGCGGCGGGCGCTGGACCCAAACCGATCTTGGTGAAGGACCTGACCGTAGATAGACTCGTGAAGGCGATTGCCGAGGCGGGGACAAAAGTCGCCAGGGAGCGGGCAGATGAAATGGGGAAGAAGATCCGTGCCGAAGATGGAGTGAATCAGGCGTCGGCGTTTATCGAATCCCACGCGCGAGATTGGCATGAAAAGGCAATTTTTTAA
- a CDS encoding NUDIX domain-containing protein: MTKSIYPMHIVAVGAFVINEQGQILMLKSPRYGDWEFPGGQVEESETLTHALEREVLEETGIIVRPKSLIGVYSNTRKPSIVMMDFICEYISGEPSASEESSQVEWVDRNEVLLRVKRHAIYGRLKTMLAFSGEVTYRAYFVDPTRVDLNYQELEDRKI; the protein is encoded by the coding sequence ATGACAAAATCAATCTATCCAATGCACATTGTCGCTGTTGGCGCGTTTGTAATCAACGAACAGGGGCAAATTCTGATGTTGAAAAGTCCGCGTTACGGTGATTGGGAGTTTCCCGGTGGGCAGGTAGAAGAGAGCGAGACTTTGACACATGCGCTTGAGCGAGAGGTGCTCGAAGAAACGGGGATTATTGTGCGCCCAAAATCCTTGATAGGTGTGTATTCAAACACACGAAAGCCCTCTATCGTAATGATGGACTTCATATGTGAATATATTTCTGGAGAACCAAGCGCAAGTGAGGAAAGTTCACAAGTGGAATGGGTCGATCGTAACGAAGTTTTATTGAGAGTGAAACGTCATGCCATCTACGGTCGATTGAAAACAATGCTTGCGTTTTCAGGAGAAGTTACGTATCGGGCATACTTTGTTGATCCGACACGCGTTGACCTGAATTATCAAGAATTAGAAGATCGGAAAATATGA
- a CDS encoding lamin tail domain-containing protein produces MDRRRLLLYLLLNVFISACVTGAILFWYDRNYRQAVLSPIQPAPPAQLDSATPAAFNPQVDIPVEIVSLVGAGTLTAESVVVRNAGDEPLNLAGWQLQDSDRNIFVFPNLTLNSGGAVQIHTIAGTNTVIDLYWGETEPIWQSGEEAQLLDPSGNVRAVYQAP; encoded by the coding sequence ATGGATCGCCGCCGACTTCTTCTTTACTTGTTGTTGAACGTTTTTATATCTGCCTGTGTGACCGGCGCGATCCTTTTCTGGTATGACCGCAACTATAGACAGGCGGTTCTTTCCCCGATTCAGCCTGCCCCGCCCGCTCAACTTGACTCAGCCACCCCAGCCGCGTTCAACCCGCAAGTGGACATCCCCGTGGAGATCGTCAGTCTCGTCGGCGCAGGGACGTTGACCGCCGAGTCGGTCGTCGTCCGCAACGCGGGCGATGAACCGTTGAATCTGGCGGGTTGGCAACTGCAAGACTCGGATCGAAATATTTTTGTCTTCCCCAATCTCACTTTGAACAGCGGCGGCGCGGTGCAGATCCATACGATTGCTGGAACGAACACCGTCATTGATTTATACTGGGGCGAGACCGAACCCATCTGGCAATCGGGCGAGGAGGCGCAACTACTCGACCCAAGCGGGAACGTCCGCGCGGTGTATCAAGCGCCGTAA
- a CDS encoding NUDIX domain-containing protein — translation MMKILLRIWKIFPQWMHVLAAKLFRPKFIVAVAALIFDERGRILLFKHTYRKLAWGIPAGALEYDEQPEDGILREIHEETGMTAKVERLLRGESSSHYHHVSLIYLCSIVSGEFKPTYEISEIRYFDVNDLPPMLFDEKDLIRSVHEELFKHELA, via the coding sequence ATGATGAAAATCTTGTTGCGAATTTGGAAAATATTCCCTCAGTGGATGCATGTGCTGGCGGCGAAGTTGTTTCGTCCGAAGTTTATCGTGGCGGTGGCGGCGTTGATCTTCGACGAGCGCGGGCGTATCCTGTTGTTCAAACACACGTATCGCAAACTGGCGTGGGGCATCCCTGCGGGAGCGTTGGAATATGACGAACAACCCGAAGATGGAATCCTGCGCGAGATTCACGAGGAGACGGGGATGACGGCAAAAGTCGAGCGATTGTTGCGCGGCGAGAGTTCGTCGCATTATCATCACGTCAGCCTGATCTATTTGTGTAGTATCGTGAGTGGCGAATTCAAACCGACCTACGAAATTTCAGAGATTCGATATTTCGACGTGAACGACTTACCGCCGATGTTGTTCGATGAGAAAGATTTGATCCGATCCGTTCACGAGGAATTATTCAAACATGAACTGGCTTGA
- a CDS encoding prenyltransferase, with protein MNSTFAMWRKSLSQLIQMEDKKDWDALDVLSKWFIATRSAVGTVTLYSGLIGGLLAWQYLRANNGAFNFLTWCILTLGLFIAHGTNNLINDYTDFSRGIDKDNYFRTQYGVHPLAQGFWDKSTHLLWFGVSGLLAALSGLYALYITDFAPVVAWLFGVGAFILLFYTYPLKYIGIGELSIFVIWGPLMIGGVFYVLTGVWSWTVVIASLPVGLNVMSINVGKHTDKAKEDALKGVRTLPVLLGETLARYVTMGSILISYAIMLYLVFAIHFFTPVMLLVFLAYKPALVALQRLSKPRPSQPPAGYPIWPRWFSTVCFVHNRAFSNYFVLALIVDTALRTFIPTFWR; from the coding sequence ATGAATTCAACATTTGCCATGTGGCGCAAATCGCTTTCGCAGTTGATCCAAATGGAAGACAAAAAAGATTGGGACGCGCTCGACGTTCTTTCCAAATGGTTCATCGCCACCCGCTCCGCCGTTGGAACGGTCACGCTGTACTCGGGCTTGATCGGCGGATTGTTAGCCTGGCAATACCTGCGGGCGAACAACGGCGCCTTCAACTTCCTCACTTGGTGCATCCTCACGCTGGGACTTTTCATCGCGCACGGCACGAATAATCTGATCAACGATTATACGGATTTTAGCCGCGGCATTGACAAGGATAATTACTTCCGTACCCAGTATGGCGTGCATCCGCTGGCGCAGGGATTCTGGGATAAATCCACGCATCTGCTCTGGTTTGGCGTGAGCGGACTGCTCGCCGCGCTCTCCGGCTTGTACGCGTTGTACATCACCGATTTTGCGCCGGTCGTTGCCTGGCTGTTCGGTGTGGGCGCGTTCATCCTGCTATTTTATACCTATCCGTTGAAATACATCGGCATCGGCGAGTTATCCATCTTTGTGATTTGGGGACCGTTGATGATCGGCGGCGTGTTCTACGTGTTGACCGGCGTCTGGAGCTGGACGGTAGTCATCGCCAGCTTGCCCGTCGGGTTGAACGTGATGAGCATCAATGTCGGCAAGCATACGGATAAAGCAAAAGAGGACGCACTCAAAGGCGTGCGGACACTGCCCGTCCTGCTTGGCGAGACGCTGGCTCGTTACGTGACGATGGGCTCGATTCTCATCTCGTACGCCATTATGCTCTACCTTGTGTTTGCAATCCACTTCTTTACGCCGGTGATGCTGTTGGTCTTCCTTGCTTATAAACCGGCGCTGGTCGCACTCCAACGCCTTTCAAAGCCGCGTCCGAGCCAGCCGCCGGCGGGATATCCGATCTGGCCCCGTTGGTTTTCCACGGTGTGTTTTGTGCATAACCGCGCGTTCAGCAATTATTTCGTGCTGGCGTTGATCGTGGATACGGCGTTGCGTACTTTCATCCCGACATTTTGGCGGTAG
- the infA gene encoding translation initiation factor IF-1, giving the protein MAKEEDKIRAEGVVVEALPGTQFRVRLDNGHEVLAYLSGKMRKHYIRILLGDRVAMEMSPYDLTRARITFRQRKNAPMPAPTE; this is encoded by the coding sequence ATGGCTAAGGAAGAAGATAAAATCCGCGCCGAAGGAGTTGTGGTCGAGGCGTTGCCGGGCACGCAATTCCGAGTGCGGCTCGATAACGGGCACGAAGTGTTGGCATACCTCTCGGGCAAAATGCGTAAGCACTACATCCGCATTTTGCTCGGCGACCGCGTCGCCATGGAAATGTCGCCCTACGACCTGACCCGCGCCCGCATCACCTTCCGCCAGCGCAAGAACGCCCCCATGCCCGCGCCGACCGAATAA
- a CDS encoding YbaB/EbfC family nucleoid-associated protein → MAKGFNKGPQMGGQAGMMQQLQRLQQQMEEAQAKLAEETVTATAGGGAIKVVMTGDQKCKSVEISPEFMKDADAEILQDMVLSAVNMALDQSRELQQKLMGPLAGGLPF, encoded by the coding sequence ATGGCAAAAGGATTCAACAAAGGACCGCAAATGGGCGGGCAGGCAGGCATGATGCAGCAACTGCAACGCCTGCAACAACAAATGGAAGAGGCGCAGGCGAAACTCGCCGAAGAAACCGTCACGGCTACGGCGGGCGGCGGCGCGATCAAAGTCGTGATGACGGGCGACCAGAAATGCAAATCCGTCGAAATCTCGCCTGAGTTCATGAAAGACGCCGATGCGGAGATTCTGCAAGACATGGTCTTGTCCGCCGTGAACATGGCGCTCGACCAATCGCGCGAACTCCAGCAAAAGTTGATGGGTCCGCTGGCGGGGGGACTTCCTTTCTAA
- a CDS encoding DUF1932 domain-containing protein, translating to MTNIGILHPGEMGVSIAASAVNSGHNVYWASEGRSDKTRARAEKRHLQEVASMNRLCEISETILSVCPPHATEDVANAVVRCGFKGNYLDANAIAPQRAKRIGEMMEVNDIRFIDGGIIGGPAWKPNETFLYLSGKNATMIADLFSNGPLETKIIGDEVGKASALKMCYAAYSKGTTALLAAILATAETLGVRAELYQLWDADDSSFSEQANRRTTRVTAKAWRFEGEMQEIADTFQEAGLPNGFHQAAAEIYQRMAHFKDSSQTPALEEVLNTLLTKQKRP from the coding sequence ATGACGAACATAGGCATCTTGCATCCAGGTGAAATGGGAGTTTCCATTGCCGCATCAGCCGTCAACAGCGGACACAACGTTTACTGGGCATCGGAAGGTCGCAGTGACAAAACTCGTGCGCGTGCGGAAAAGCGCCATTTGCAAGAGGTTGCATCCATGAACCGTCTTTGCGAAATTAGCGAAACGATTTTGAGCGTTTGTCCGCCTCATGCGACGGAAGATGTAGCGAACGCCGTCGTTCGATGCGGCTTCAAAGGGAATTATCTCGACGCGAACGCCATCGCCCCACAACGAGCGAAGAGAATCGGCGAGATGATGGAAGTCAACGACATCCGCTTCATTGACGGAGGCATCATCGGCGGACCCGCATGGAAACCGAACGAAACTTTTCTTTATCTCTCTGGGAAAAATGCAACGATGATCGCCGATTTATTCTCGAACGGACCGCTCGAAACAAAAATTATCGGCGACGAAGTCGGAAAGGCATCAGCGTTGAAGATGTGCTACGCGGCTTACTCCAAAGGGACAACCGCCCTGCTCGCCGCGATCCTCGCCACTGCAGAAACTTTGGGAGTGCGCGCCGAGTTGTATCAGCTTTGGGATGCGGACGATTCGAGTTTTTCAGAACAGGCAAATCGCAGGACAACGCGCGTCACCGCCAAAGCGTGGAGGTTCGAAGGCGAGATGCAAGAAATAGCAGATACTTTTCAAGAGGCAGGCTTACCAAACGGATTCCACCAAGCGGCGGCGGAGATATATCAACGCATGGCTCATTTCAAAGATTCGTCTCAAACGCCAGCGCTTGAAGAAGTTTTAAACACATTACTCACCAAACAAAAACGCCCATGA
- the recR gene encoding recombination mediator RecR, giving the protein MLLPESIQSLINALERLPGIGPKSASRLAFYLLRATDDVSDDLALALAHLKKNTAFCQECFNITEAGRERCEICESTRRDGSLICVVEEALDVLALERTAGFNGKYHVLQGVLSPIEGVGPDDLKIKQLLSRVANGGVKEVIIATNPSMEGDATALYLQNQLKQFGVHVTRLARGLPMGGDLEYADQNTLLRALSGRQEM; this is encoded by the coding sequence ATGTTACTTCCCGAATCCATCCAATCCCTCATCAACGCCCTCGAGCGCCTGCCAGGCATCGGGCCCAAATCCGCTTCGCGGCTGGCGTTCTACCTCCTCCGCGCCACCGACGATGTCTCGGACGATCTCGCGCTCGCCTTGGCGCATCTCAAAAAGAATACAGCGTTTTGCCAGGAATGTTTCAACATCACCGAAGCGGGACGCGAGCGATGCGAGATTTGCGAGTCCACGCGGCGGGATGGAAGTCTCATCTGCGTCGTCGAAGAAGCGCTCGATGTGTTAGCCCTCGAACGAACGGCTGGCTTCAACGGAAAGTATCACGTCTTGCAGGGAGTCTTATCTCCCATCGAAGGCGTTGGTCCCGACGATTTGAAGATCAAGCAGTTGTTGTCGCGGGTGGCGAATGGGGGAGTGAAGGAAGTCATCATCGCGACCAATCCCAGCATGGAAGGCGACGCGACCGCGTTGTACCTGCAAAACCAATTGAAGCAATTCGGCGTGCATGTCACGCGCCTCGCGCGTGGACTTCCCATGGGCGGCGACTTGGAATACGCCGACCAGAATACGTTGCTCCGCGCTTTGTCTGGCAGGCAGGAGATGTAA
- the rpsU gene encoding 30S ribosomal protein S21: protein MASVNLRNGESQDSLLKRFRKKVVKSGVLSTVRRKRWFVSKSEQRRMEKKKAIRRIKRRTFTRDGE, encoded by the coding sequence TTGGCATCCGTAAATCTTCGTAACGGCGAATCGCAAGACTCGCTGTTGAAACGCTTTCGCAAAAAGGTCGTCAAGAGCGGCGTGCTTAGCACCGTCCGCCGCAAACGCTGGTTCGTCTCCAAGAGCGAACAGCGCCGCATGGAAAAGAAAAAAGCAATCCGCCGCATCAAACGGCGCACATTCACCCGCGACGGCGAGTGA
- the dnaX gene encoding DNA polymerase III subunit gamma/tau, protein MTQALYRKYRPQSWDAVVGQDHVVTTLKNAIAADRVAHAYLFAGSRGTGKTTMARLLAKAVNCTNPDPTKRPDNECENCKAVNENRFLDLIEIDAASNTSVDDVRDLRDKINFSPSQGKYKIYIIDEVHMLSTAAFNALLKTLEEPPPHAIFVLATTEIHKIPATVLSRCQRHEFRRVPVDEIVANLKHIIKAENIQADDDALIQIARNSAGGMRDAQSLLDQLSSTGERITLALAQQVLGTATSQSVLDVLNAIADHDPAHGLESIHKALDAGADPRSLARQVVEYLRGLMLIQMGNANQVEATADVKKQMQAHAKSFTTSDVLRMMKVFNNAATDLRGGWQPSLSLELALADVLDAPTESSQPSISSPQGAPRRTKPEAGSNPQAATQPEAESDAKRPVEKSILNVGDVIKAWKPMSAALPKSQANLSALMNSVRMIDVHENTLILGLASDVLVSKIDKPDQIEAIQKLIKDQFGVDVSIRCTVTNAKGKIPPHVAQDGMVATAIQHGGEIVDVQE, encoded by the coding sequence ATGACCCAAGCCCTCTACCGAAAATACCGACCTCAATCATGGGATGCCGTCGTGGGACAAGACCACGTGGTCACCACGCTCAAGAACGCCATCGCGGCGGACCGCGTCGCGCACGCGTATCTCTTTGCAGGCTCGCGCGGGACGGGTAAAACGACGATGGCTCGTCTCTTGGCGAAAGCGGTCAACTGCACGAATCCCGACCCGACCAAACGTCCCGACAACGAGTGCGAAAACTGCAAAGCCGTCAACGAGAATCGTTTTCTCGACCTGATCGAAATTGACGCGGCGTCCAACACTTCCGTGGACGATGTCCGCGACCTGCGCGACAAGATCAACTTCTCGCCGTCGCAGGGCAAATACAAAATTTACATCATTGACGAAGTCCACATGCTTTCGACGGCGGCGTTCAATGCCTTGCTCAAGACTCTCGAAGAGCCGCCGCCTCATGCAATTTTCGTGTTAGCCACCACCGAGATTCACAAAATCCCCGCGACAGTTCTCTCGCGTTGTCAGCGTCACGAGTTCCGCCGCGTTCCCGTTGACGAGATCGTCGCCAACCTCAAACACATCATCAAAGCCGAAAACATCCAAGCCGACGACGACGCGTTGATTCAAATTGCGCGCAACTCGGCGGGCGGGATGCGCGACGCGCAGTCTCTGCTCGATCAACTTTCGTCAACGGGCGAACGAATCACTCTGGCGCTCGCGCAACAAGTCCTCGGCACAGCCACGAGTCAATCGGTGCTGGACGTGCTGAACGCAATCGCCGATCACGATCCCGCGCACGGGCTTGAGTCCATTCACAAGGCGCTCGACGCGGGAGCCGATCCGCGTTCGTTGGCGCGGCAGGTCGTCGAATATCTGCGCGGGCTGATGCTCATCCAAATGGGCAACGCTAATCAAGTCGAAGCGACCGCCGACGTCAAGAAGCAGATGCAGGCGCACGCCAAGTCTTTCACCACAAGCGATGTTTTGCGGATGATGAAAGTGTTCAACAACGCCGCCACCGATCTGCGCGGCGGCTGGCAACCCTCATTGAGCCTGGAACTCGCGCTAGCGGATGTGTTGGACGCTCCGACGGAATCATCGCAACCTTCGATCTCATCGCCACAGGGAGCGCCGCGTCGGACCAAGCCTGAGGCTGGTTCAAACCCTCAAGCGGCGACGCAGCCCGAAGCGGAGTCCGATGCGAAGCGTCCTGTCGAGAAGAGTATCTTGAACGTGGGCGATGTCATCAAAGCATGGAAGCCGATGTCCGCCGCGTTGCCGAAGTCGCAGGCGAATCTTTCGGCGTTGATGAACTCGGTGCGGATGATTGACGTGCATGAGAACACGCTCATTCTCGGACTGGCGAGCGATGTGCTGGTGTCGAAAATTGACAAGCCCGACCAAATTGAAGCGATCCAAAAACTGATCAAGGATCAATTCGGCGTGGACGTGTCCATCCGTTGCACGGTGACGAATGCCAAAGGCAAAATCCCTCCGCACGTGGCGCAAGACGGCATGGTCGCAACCGCCATCCAACACGGCGGCGAAATCGTGGATGTGCAGGAGTAG